From Demequina capsici, one genomic window encodes:
- a CDS encoding DUF4125 family protein — protein MTETMEERAARLERAREIVAHEWSQFQLVRGDDGRAACQDNPAEFEVQRLGQFMTWPMPLLDSYAADLDAADAAGRNLLTEKYARMMEPTEPERYVRELAPHLPLLDADRVAAQEEIIAIQVPWARDFHRDHPALGAAMRVLTTAEDTLEATSFETYLRGELGTYSDATLALYRELVDATVAAGQNLTWRTVAYTSIFAGYPDLEAAEAAQRA, from the coding sequence GTGACCGAGACCATGGAGGAGCGCGCCGCCCGGCTCGAGCGCGCGCGGGAGATCGTCGCGCACGAGTGGTCGCAGTTCCAGCTGGTGCGCGGGGACGACGGGCGTGCCGCCTGCCAGGACAATCCCGCCGAGTTCGAGGTGCAGAGGCTCGGCCAGTTCATGACGTGGCCCATGCCGCTGCTCGACTCGTACGCCGCGGACCTGGACGCCGCCGACGCCGCGGGACGCAACCTGCTGACCGAGAAGTACGCCCGCATGATGGAGCCCACCGAGCCGGAGCGCTACGTCCGCGAGCTCGCGCCTCATCTGCCGCTCCTGGACGCCGACCGCGTCGCCGCACAAGAGGAGATCATCGCGATCCAGGTGCCGTGGGCGCGCGACTTCCACCGCGACCACCCGGCGCTGGGCGCGGCGATGCGGGTGCTGACGACCGCAGAGGACACCCTGGAGGCCACGTCCTTCGAGACGTACCTGCGGGGCGAGCTCGGCACCTACTCCGACGCGACGCTCGCGCTGTACCGGGAGCTGGTCGACGCGACCGTCGCCGCCGGCCAGAACCTCACCTGGCGTACCGTCGCCTACACGAGCATCTTCGCCGGGTACCCCGACCTGGAGGCCGCCGAGGCGGCGCAAAGGGCGTGA
- a CDS encoding tetratricopeptide repeat protein has translation MDGSRPASGMYDVQSMLSGLDRILASQDAPSAVPFLDDALTGARTLGDEAAELTILNEVMGLHRSLGSHERALEAAERALGLVPRLGLAGTDAHATTLINAATARRAAGRLDQARDTYAQALEVAGRTFPSGDRRLAALHNNLSMLHSEAGDPQGAYDELSQALSIVEAASVDPGRDVDVAGTLTNLSLVCHDLGRDDEAERLARRSLAIFKAGGHDQNPHLAAALAGLAEACFRSGRHADAVELYEQALAIVDAAYGSQSPQHDVTLENLAQARTAAAADPGPRLLVDASSARDGGSSTVDSEASPGGLDPALAVPRMTGLALARAFWEEHGRPMLDRYPEQRGRIAVGLVGHGSECYGFDDDLSRDHDFGPGFCLWLGEADHAEIGSRLQADYDALPATFMGFGPRVTTTRARGGGRRVGVFEIADFFQGLTGLPSAPPADQPHLWVTLDEATLAAATNGEVFADPHGAFSAVRGAFLRMPDDARLARIGQRLGMMAQAGQYNLPRMLARADGEAAWLSVAEFVRAAASLVFLLNRPTAVGYLPYYKWQSAALRRLASRPVSRLAGVHAQLADAQRLASAACFGGAGFGEGGAGAAPARRGLQAAIDDVCTQVVAELRLQRLSASDSTFLEAHRDEVRARIGDPWLRAL, from the coding sequence ATGGACGGTTCGCGCCCCGCCTCCGGCATGTACGACGTGCAGTCGATGCTGTCCGGGCTCGATCGGATCCTTGCCTCCCAGGACGCGCCGTCCGCGGTGCCGTTCCTGGACGATGCGCTCACGGGGGCCCGGACCCTGGGCGACGAGGCCGCGGAGCTCACCATCCTCAACGAGGTGATGGGCCTGCACCGCTCGCTCGGCAGCCATGAGCGCGCGCTCGAGGCCGCGGAGCGTGCCCTGGGGCTGGTCCCGAGGCTCGGCCTCGCCGGCACGGACGCCCATGCGACCACGCTCATCAACGCAGCCACGGCGCGGCGTGCCGCCGGACGCCTTGACCAGGCGCGCGACACGTATGCCCAGGCGCTGGAGGTCGCGGGCCGCACGTTCCCTTCGGGCGATCGTCGCCTCGCCGCCCTGCACAACAACCTCTCCATGCTGCACTCCGAGGCAGGCGATCCGCAGGGTGCGTACGACGAGCTGTCCCAGGCGCTCTCGATCGTCGAGGCGGCCTCCGTGGATCCGGGCAGGGACGTCGACGTGGCGGGCACGCTCACCAACCTGTCGCTCGTGTGCCACGACCTGGGACGGGACGACGAGGCCGAGCGGCTCGCGCGCCGGTCCCTCGCGATCTTCAAGGCCGGCGGGCACGACCAGAACCCCCACCTGGCGGCTGCGCTCGCGGGGCTCGCGGAGGCCTGCTTCCGTTCCGGACGCCACGCCGATGCGGTCGAGCTGTACGAGCAGGCGCTCGCGATCGTCGACGCCGCGTACGGCTCGCAGAGCCCGCAGCACGACGTCACGCTGGAGAACCTCGCTCAGGCGAGGACGGCGGCCGCAGCGGACCCTGGCCCGCGCCTGCTCGTCGACGCCTCCTCTGCGAGGGACGGCGGATCGTCCACGGTCGATTCCGAGGCATCGCCCGGCGGCCTCGACCCGGCGCTCGCGGTGCCGCGCATGACCGGGCTGGCGCTGGCGCGCGCCTTCTGGGAGGAGCACGGCAGGCCGATGCTCGACCGCTACCCGGAGCAGCGGGGGCGCATCGCGGTGGGGCTCGTGGGTCACGGCTCCGAGTGCTACGGCTTCGACGACGACCTCTCCCGCGACCACGACTTCGGGCCTGGCTTCTGCCTGTGGCTGGGCGAGGCCGACCACGCGGAGATCGGATCGCGGCTTCAGGCAGACTACGACGCGCTGCCCGCCACGTTCATGGGGTTCGGCCCGCGGGTGACCACCACGCGTGCCAGGGGAGGGGGTCGACGCGTCGGAGTCTTCGAGATCGCCGACTTCTTCCAGGGGCTCACGGGGCTGCCGTCCGCACCTCCCGCCGATCAGCCCCACCTCTGGGTGACGTTGGACGAGGCGACGCTCGCCGCCGCCACCAACGGCGAGGTGTTCGCCGACCCGCACGGGGCGTTCAGCGCCGTCCGAGGCGCGTTCCTGCGCATGCCGGACGACGCTCGGCTGGCACGGATCGGGCAGCGCCTCGGGATGATGGCGCAGGCCGGCCAGTACAACCTGCCACGCATGCTGGCCCGGGCCGACGGCGAGGCGGCCTGGCTCTCCGTCGCAGAGTTCGTGCGCGCGGCGGCGTCCCTCGTGTTCCTGCTCAACCGGCCCACCGCCGTCGGCTACCTGCCCTACTACAAGTGGCAGAGCGCGGCGTTGCGTCGCCTCGCCTCCCGTCCCGTGTCCCGCCTGGCGGGGGTGCACGCGCAGCTGGCCGACGCACAGCGGCTCGCGTCCGCGGCCTGCTTCGGCGGCGCAGGGTTCGGCGAGGGAGGCGCCGGGGCTGCACCCGCGCGGCGGGGCCTGCAGGCCGCGATCGACGACGTGTGCACGCAGGTGGTGGCCGAGCTGCGGCTGCAGAGGCTCAGCGCCTCGGACTCGACGTTCCTCGAGGCGCACCGTGACGAGGTGCGTGCCCGCATCGGTGACCCGTGGTTGCGTGCCCTGTGA